Within the Pseudomonas oryzae genome, the region TGCTCGGCGTTGGTCAGCGCCAACTGCTGCCAGCGCGCCCGTGTGCCGCGCACGCGATGGCTGATCGCCAGTTCACGCCCGCGCACCGTGGCGATCGCCTCGGCCAAAGCAGGGAAGTCCTCGTGAACACAGTTGACGATCAGCTCGTCCGGCAGATCGCGCTCGCTGCCACCGAGGTAGTACTGCGCGAGGAAGGCGGCCAGCACGCCGGCCGCCTCCTCCTCGATGGCCACCTGGGGGAAGAAGTTCTTGCTACCCAGCACGCGCCCGCCACGCACACTGATCAGGTTGACGCAGGCCCCGCCGGGACTGACCACCGCTGCCACCACGTCCACGTCGCCGGTGCCGCCCTCCATGCTCTGCTGGTCCTGAACGCGGCGCAGCAGGGCAATCTGGTCACGCAGTTCGGCGGCGCGCTCGAAGTCCAGTGCGCCCGCGGCCTTCTCCATGGCCGCGGTCAGCTCGGTGGCGAGCTGGTTGCTGCGCCCCTCGAGAAACATGGCGGAGTGGCGCACATCCTCGGCGTACTCCTCGGTGCTGACCAGGCCGACGCAGGGGCCCTTGCAGCGCTTGATCTGGTACTGCAGGCAGGGCCGGGTGCGGTTTCTGAAATAGCTGTCCTCGCACTGGCGGACCTGGAAGGTCTTCTGCAGCAGGTTGAGGCTCTCGCGAATCGCCAGGGCGCTGGGATAGGGGCCGAAGTAGCGGCCCTTCTGCTTCTTCGCGCCGCGATGGATGCCGAGGCGCGGATACTCGTCCTCGCTGGAGAGGAACACGTAGGGATAGGACTTGTCGTCGCGCAGGAGGATGTTGTACGGCGGCCGCCACTCCTTGATCAGCGTCTGCTCCAGCAGCAGCGCCTCGGTCTCGTTGGCGGTGATGGTGGTCTCGATCTGCGCGATGCGCGCCACCAGGGCCGCAGTCTTCGGCGCCAGACCGCTCTTGCGGAAGTAGCTGGACAGGCGCTTCTTCAGGCTATTGGCCTTGCCGACGTAGAGCAGCCGCCCTTCTGCGTCGAACATGCGGTAGACGCCGGGGTGGGTGCTGCAGGCAGCCAGGAAGCCGCTGCTGTCGAACTCGACGGCCATCTCAGCTGTCGACATCGACCATGCCATGGCGCACGGCCAGCATGGCCAGCTCGACATCGCTGGTGATTTCGAGCTTCTCGAAGATGCGGTAGCGGTAGGTGTTGACCGTCTTCGGCGACAGGCACAGCTTGTCGGAAATCGCCTGCACCTTCTGGCACTCGGCGATCATCAGCGCGATCTGCATCTCGCGCTCGGAAAGCTGCTCGAAAGGCGAAGTCTCGCCCTGCGGCTGGAACGACTTGAGCGCCAGTTGCTGGGCGATATCGGCACTGATGTAGCGCTGGCCGTTGAACACCTGGCGGATCGCCTTGATCATCTCTTCGAGCGCCGCGCCCTTGGTCAGATACCCCGATGCACCGGCCTGCAGCAGGCGCGAGGGAAACGGCTCCTCGTCACAGGCGGTGACGGCGATCACCTTGACCGCAGGATGACTGCGATTGATCTTGCGCGTGGCCTCCAGGCCGCCGATGCCGGGCATCTTGACATCCATAAGCACCAGGTCAGGCTTGAGTTCGCGAACGCGCAGCAGGGCTTCCTCGCCCGACCCTGCCTCCCCCACCACGCTCAGGCCGGGAACATCGGCCAGCATACGGCGAATGCCGGTGCGCACCAGATCATGATCATCCACAACCAGTACGTTGATCACGCAATACCTCGATAGCGCCAGATCGGCCCCATGAAAAGCCTAGAAATATTTGCCTGCGACCTTAACAAATGCGCCTATCAAAGGACAGCCGCAAGCCGCTGCTGGCCGCGAACCCAGTGTCCGTCCGCATGAATCGCTGCACGCCGCCGATGCCTTTCAATCTGGACTCCACCCCACCTTTGACCAGGGTAAAACCGCACACAAGGCTGTATCCTGCGAACTTCATCACATAAAATAAACAAAATAACGACGTCAAAAACACCGAATCCTCCGCCTGCCAACGTGCGCCAGCGAGCACCCTCGCGAACCTAGACACACCGTTCACCACGGAGGCGCAGCCA harbors:
- the uvrC gene encoding excinuclease ABC subunit UvrC — its product is MAVEFDSSGFLAACSTHPGVYRMFDAEGRLLYVGKANSLKKRLSSYFRKSGLAPKTAALVARIAQIETTITANETEALLLEQTLIKEWRPPYNILLRDDKSYPYVFLSSEDEYPRLGIHRGAKKQKGRYFGPYPSALAIRESLNLLQKTFQVRQCEDSYFRNRTRPCLQYQIKRCKGPCVGLVSTEEYAEDVRHSAMFLEGRSNQLATELTAAMEKAAGALDFERAAELRDQIALLRRVQDQQSMEGGTGDVDVVAAVVSPGGACVNLISVRGGRVLGSKNFFPQVAIEEEAAGVLAAFLAQYYLGGSERDLPDELIVNCVHEDFPALAEAIATVRGRELAISHRVRGTRARWQQLALTNAEQALAARLANRQHVAARMEALGEALGMDEPPQRLECFDISHSSGEATVASCVVFGPEGPLKSDYRRFNIEGVGAGDDYAAMHQALTRRFRRLKEGEGKMPDILLVDGGKGQLNMAREVLQELAVVDLILLGVAKGVTRKPGLETLYLNDAEHEFTLPGNSPALHLIQQIRDEAHRFAITGHRARRGKARSTSSLEDVPGVGPKRRRELLKHFGGLQELTRASTEEIAKAPGISKKLAESIYAVLHSE
- the gacA gene encoding response regulator transcription factor GacA; translation: MINVLVVDDHDLVRTGIRRMLADVPGLSVVGEAGSGEEALLRVRELKPDLVLMDVKMPGIGGLEATRKINRSHPAVKVIAVTACDEEPFPSRLLQAGASGYLTKGAALEEMIKAIRQVFNGQRYISADIAQQLALKSFQPQGETSPFEQLSEREMQIALMIAECQKVQAISDKLCLSPKTVNTYRYRIFEKLEITSDVELAMLAVRHGMVDVDS